In Oryza sativa Japonica Group chromosome 3, ASM3414082v1, one DNA window encodes the following:
- the LOC4334596 gene encoding uncharacterized protein isoform X1, which produces MSPSTLAASTSMKWSRSAAVTMSPSRSRSNSRSRSRSRSGSKSKSKSKSRSRSRSRSRSRSPRRERLRSERVSRRSRSRSRSRSPIRRREHRGHRDLICKNCRRPGHFARDCQSTATCNRCNLPGHFAAECTSETVCWNCKQSGHIATECKNDALCHTCSKTGHLARDCPSSGSSKLCNKCFKPGHIAVDCTNERACNNCRQPGHIARECTNEPVCNLCNVSGHLARNCQKTTISSEIQGGPFRDITCRLCGKPGHISRNCMTTMICGTCGGRGHMSYECPSARMFDRGLRRF; this is translated from the exons ATGTCGCCCAGCACCCTCGCTGCGTCGACCAGTATGAAATGGAGCAG GTCTGCCGCTGTTACAATGAGTCCATCAAGGAGCAGGAGCAACAGCAggagcagaagcagaagcagaagcgggagcaagagcaagagcaagagcaagagcaGGAGTcgcagcaggagcaggagccgAAGCCGAAGCCCTCGGCGAGAAAGGCTGCGTAGTGAGCGTGTATCAcgtcgcagccgcagccgcagccgtagCCGTAGCCCAATTCGTAGAAGAGAACATCGCGGCCACAG GGATCTTATATGCAAGAATTGCAGGAGGCCTGGTCACTTTGCTAGGGATTGCCAATCTACTGCTACATGCAACAGATGCAATCTTCCAGG ACACTTCGCAGCAGAATGCACTTCTGAAACTGTTTGTTGGAACTGCAAGCAGTCTGGCCACATTGCTACCGAATGCAAGAATGACGCCCTGTGTCACACCTGCAGCAAGACAGGTCATCTGGCACGTGATTGCCCAAGTTCAGGATCTAGTAAGCTATGCAACAAATGTTTTAAGCCAGGCCACATTGCTGTTGACTGCACCAACGAGCGGGCTTGCAACAACTGTCGTCAGCCTGGGCACATAGCTCGGGAGTGCACGAACGAGCCTGTTTGCAACCTGTGCAATGTCTCTGGGCATCTTGCTCGGAACTGTCAAAAAACGACCATTTCTTCAGAGATACAGGGCGGCCCTTTCCGTGACATTACCTGCCGCTTGTGTGGCAAGCCAGGGCACATCAGCCGCAACTGCATGACAACCATGATCTGTGGCACCTGCGGTGGGAGGGGTCATATGTCATATGAGTGCCCATCTGCAAGGATGTTTGATCGTGGGCTCCGCAGGTTCTGA
- the LOC4334596 gene encoding zinc finger protein GIS2 isoform X3: MSPSTLAASTSMKWSRSAAVTMSPSRSRSNSRSRSRSRSGSKSKSKSKSRSRSRSRSRSRSPRRERLRSERVSRRSRSRSRSRSPIRRREHRGHRHFAAECTSETVCWNCKQSGHIATECKNDALCHTCSKTGHLARDCPSSGSSKLCNKCFKPGHIAVDCTNERACNNCRQPGHIARECTNEPVCNLCNVSGHLARNCQKTTISSEIQGGPFRDITCRLCGKPGHISRNCMTTMICGTCGGRGHMSYECPSARMFDRGLRRF, translated from the exons ATGTCGCCCAGCACCCTCGCTGCGTCGACCAGTATGAAATGGAGCAG GTCTGCCGCTGTTACAATGAGTCCATCAAGGAGCAGGAGCAACAGCAggagcagaagcagaagcagaagcgggagcaagagcaagagcaagagcaagagcaGGAGTcgcagcaggagcaggagccgAAGCCGAAGCCCTCGGCGAGAAAGGCTGCGTAGTGAGCGTGTATCAcgtcgcagccgcagccgcagccgtagCCGTAGCCCAATTCGTAGAAGAGAACATCGCGGCCACAG ACACTTCGCAGCAGAATGCACTTCTGAAACTGTTTGTTGGAACTGCAAGCAGTCTGGCCACATTGCTACCGAATGCAAGAATGACGCCCTGTGTCACACCTGCAGCAAGACAGGTCATCTGGCACGTGATTGCCCAAGTTCAGGATCTAGTAAGCTATGCAACAAATGTTTTAAGCCAGGCCACATTGCTGTTGACTGCACCAACGAGCGGGCTTGCAACAACTGTCGTCAGCCTGGGCACATAGCTCGGGAGTGCACGAACGAGCCTGTTTGCAACCTGTGCAATGTCTCTGGGCATCTTGCTCGGAACTGTCAAAAAACGACCATTTCTTCAGAGATACAGGGCGGCCCTTTCCGTGACATTACCTGCCGCTTGTGTGGCAAGCCAGGGCACATCAGCCGCAACTGCATGACAACCATGATCTGTGGCACCTGCGGTGGGAGGGGTCATATGTCATATGAGTGCCCATCTGCAAGGATGTTTGATCGTGGGCTCCGCAGGTTCTGA
- the LOC4334596 gene encoding uncharacterized protein isoform X2, giving the protein MSPSRSRSNSRSRSRSRSGSKSKSKSKSRSRSRSRSRSRSPRRERLRSERVSRRSRSRSRSRSPIRRREHRGHRDLICKNCRRPGHFARDCQSTATCNRCNLPGHFAAECTSETVCWNCKQSGHIATECKNDALCHTCSKTGHLARDCPSSGSSKLCNKCFKPGHIAVDCTNERACNNCRQPGHIARECTNEPVCNLCNVSGHLARNCQKTTISSEIQGGPFRDITCRLCGKPGHISRNCMTTMICGTCGGRGHMSYECPSARMFDRGLRRF; this is encoded by the exons ATGAGTCCATCAAGGAGCAGGAGCAACAGCAggagcagaagcagaagcagaagcgggagcaagagcaagagcaagagcaagagcaGGAGTcgcagcaggagcaggagccgAAGCCGAAGCCCTCGGCGAGAAAGGCTGCGTAGTGAGCGTGTATCAcgtcgcagccgcagccgcagccgtagCCGTAGCCCAATTCGTAGAAGAGAACATCGCGGCCACAG GGATCTTATATGCAAGAATTGCAGGAGGCCTGGTCACTTTGCTAGGGATTGCCAATCTACTGCTACATGCAACAGATGCAATCTTCCAGG ACACTTCGCAGCAGAATGCACTTCTGAAACTGTTTGTTGGAACTGCAAGCAGTCTGGCCACATTGCTACCGAATGCAAGAATGACGCCCTGTGTCACACCTGCAGCAAGACAGGTCATCTGGCACGTGATTGCCCAAGTTCAGGATCTAGTAAGCTATGCAACAAATGTTTTAAGCCAGGCCACATTGCTGTTGACTGCACCAACGAGCGGGCTTGCAACAACTGTCGTCAGCCTGGGCACATAGCTCGGGAGTGCACGAACGAGCCTGTTTGCAACCTGTGCAATGTCTCTGGGCATCTTGCTCGGAACTGTCAAAAAACGACCATTTCTTCAGAGATACAGGGCGGCCCTTTCCGTGACATTACCTGCCGCTTGTGTGGCAAGCCAGGGCACATCAGCCGCAACTGCATGACAACCATGATCTGTGGCACCTGCGGTGGGAGGGGTCATATGTCATATGAGTGCCCATCTGCAAGGATGTTTGATCGTGGGCTCCGCAGGTTCTGA
- the LOC4334597 gene encoding uncharacterized protein, whose product MASSSKNFQSSSKPGSDRKYQGALVASPAKAISPKTVKQIVPGKHLILSGESTSHLASFLVKVIALEVVRRFSKARCPFIWNSIQALQVLGYPPFRWIQQWAPLKFIVQGIQKLSTPLLFLSVTTTLCDRSSKRNDELGSNTEAPDVPSESDETASTSGIRDVADGTKDTEPDNWLISLFKELEKQGITLPERFNEDELRRFYIAANGDFSSLLSSVKKTIRWRETFHILTLHELEKWSHLVFWHGFDTMLRPCLIVRLGLACSSLAPSDRPRFGQAVVSQIDNGIVYLTNKEDPRITVLLDCHGISPFRFPMQMMRSFITIVQENYPNRLGVLFIVRLPPVVRVIAQTLIQVLKPSTKQKLRFEGESYKKTLAEFLQIVPTFLGGKCSCPQCEKPRNISVIQAGEGSKSQPRQITIDDGSPVASMNFDEAELPSPYSCENAIRAAIIGVLMLWVFIAFLAGMNDPESISSHAP is encoded by the exons ATGGCCAGTTCAAGCAAAAACTTCCAGTCATCAAGCAAACCAGGCAGTGACAGGAAGTACCAGGGTGCATTGGTTGCTTCTCCAGCAAAAGCCATTTCACCCAAGACAGTCAAGCAGATCGTGCCAGGAAAACATTTAATCTTGAGCGGGGAGTCTACAAGTCATCTGGCATCTTTTTTGGTAAAGGTTATTGCCTTGGAAGTAGTAAGAAGATTTTCAAAAGCAAGATGCCCTTTTATATGGAATTCTATTCAAGCATTGCAAGTTCTTGGGTACCCTCCATTTAGGTGGATTCAACAGTGGGCGCCACTCAAATTTATTGTGCAAGGCATTCAG AAATTATCGACACCACTGTTGTTTCTTTCTGTCACAACAACATTATGTGACCGGTCCTCTAAGCGCAATGATGAATTGGGTAGCAATACAGAAGCTCCTGATGTACCTTCTGAATCAGATGAAACAGCATCAACTTCTGGTATAAG GGATGTTGCTGATGGCACAAAGGATACCGAGCCAGATAACTGGCTCATATCACTGTTCAAGGAACTTGAGAAACAAGGCATCACTTTGCCTGAAAG GTTCAATGAGGATGAACTACGCAGATTTTACATTGCAGCCAATGGTGACTTTTCAAGTTTGCTCTCTTCAGTTAAGAAGACAATTCGTTGGAGGGAAACCTTCCATATACTTACATTGCACGAACTCGAGAAGTGGTCCCATTTAGTTTTTTGGCATGGATTCGATACTATGCTTCGGCCCTGTTTAATAGTCCGTCTTGGTCTTGCATGCTCTAGTCTAGCCCCTTCTGATAGACCTCGGTTTGGGCAAGCAGTAG TTTCTCAAATCGACAATGGTATTGTATACTTGACCAACAAAGAAGATCCGAGAATAACTGTTTTGCTGGATTGTCATGGGATTTCTCCATTCAGATTTCCAATGCAAATGATGAGGTCGTTTATCACTATAGTTCAAGAAAACTATCCAAATCGTCTTGGGGTACTATTTATTGTGCGTCTTCCTCCTGTTGTCAGAGTAATTGCGCAGACTCTTATTCAG GTTCTGAAACCATCCACAAAGCAGAAGTTGCGTTTTGAGGGAGAATCATATAAGAAGACATTAGCCGAGTTCTTGCAGATTGTGCCAACTTTTCTTGGTGGCAAATGCAGCTGCCCGCAATGTGAGAAGCCGCGTAATATTTCAGTAATACAGGCAGGGGAAGGCAGCAAGAGCCAACCTCGCCAGATAACCATTGATGATGGATCACCTGTCGCAAGCATGAACTTTGATGAGGCGGAGCTTCCATCTCCTTATAGCTGCGAGAATGCCATAAGGGCTGCCATCATTGGTGTTCTAATGCTGTGGGTCTTCATTGCATTTCTCGCTGGGATGAACGACCCAGAGTCCATCTCGTCCCATGCCCCCTAA